In the Pseudorasbora parva isolate DD20220531a chromosome 23, ASM2467924v1, whole genome shotgun sequence genome, one interval contains:
- the LOC137063096 gene encoding cyclin-dependent kinase 2-associated protein 1, with translation MSYKPNPHQHLPGTSGNQGNIPSPSSMATIQSYKPILNDFGPPSLGFPQGPNGNQVPQSKYAELLAIIEELGKEIRPTYAGSKSAMERLKRGIIHARGLVRECLAETERNARS, from the exons ATGTCTTACAAACCCAATCCCCATCAACACCTTCCGGGAACTTCTGGGAACCAAG GAAACATTCCTTCTCCATCTTCCATGGCAACAATACAGTCATACAAGCCAATTCTAAACGACTTTGGACCACCTTCATTGGGATTCCCACAG GGTCCGAATGGAAACCAAGTACCTCAGAGTAAATATGCTGAACTCCTCGCCATCATTGAAGAACTTGGGAAAGAAATAAGGCCAACATATGCAGGGAGTAAAAGCGCCATGGAGCGACTTAAAAGAG GCATCATTCACGCCAGAGGGCTCGTTCGGGAGTGTCTGGCAGAGACAGAAAGAAACGCCAGATCCTAG